Proteins co-encoded in one Thermochromatium tepidum ATCC 43061 genomic window:
- a CDS encoding glycosyltransferase, with amino-acid sequence MSEPTTLQMVASKELGGAERWFMRFSLALAERRAPAQLAIRRGSALDGLELGGLPVHRLPYRTTWDPWSRRAVGRLIQDLKPEVVQTYMGRATRLTRLSRPGGPVHLARLGGYYDLGPYRHAQGWIGNTKALCDWMVRQGLPAARVYHIYNFADPAHPVAPERIAACRALHGLLDDAWVLVTLGRLVPVKGQRYLIEALARLPETLAGRPLRLVMVGDGPLAPRLRLQAEQSGQSHRIVWAGWQADPAPYLQMADLVVFPSLEEETLGNVILEAWAWGKPLVTASFRGARELTRHGEDAWCVPCADAAALAEGIRQTLSDPALMAALVARGRERVEHEFGRRTILERYLELYRQVAGG; translated from the coding sequence ATGAGCGAACCGACCACCCTACAGATGGTCGCCAGCAAGGAACTCGGGGGCGCCGAGCGCTGGTTCATGCGTTTTAGCTTGGCGCTGGCCGAACGCAGGGCCCCGGCGCAACTGGCCATCCGCCGGGGAAGCGCGCTCGACGGGCTGGAGCTCGGCGGGCTCCCGGTCCATCGCCTGCCCTATCGCACTACTTGGGACCCCTGGTCGCGCCGCGCGGTCGGGCGTCTGATCCAGGACCTCAAACCCGAGGTCGTCCAGACCTACATGGGCCGCGCCACCCGGCTCACCCGTCTCTCGCGCCCGGGCGGCCCGGTCCACCTGGCCCGGCTCGGCGGCTATTATGACCTCGGGCCTTACCGTCATGCCCAAGGCTGGATCGGCAACACTAAGGCACTGTGCGACTGGATGGTACGCCAGGGGCTGCCGGCCGCGCGCGTGTATCACATCTATAACTTTGCCGATCCGGCCCACCCGGTTGCACCCGAGCGCATCGCCGCCTGCCGTGCGCTCCACGGCCTGTTGGATGACGCCTGGGTGCTGGTGACGCTGGGGCGTCTGGTGCCGGTCAAGGGCCAGCGCTATCTGATCGAGGCGCTCGCCCGGCTGCCCGAGACCCTCGCCGGGCGTCCGTTGCGACTGGTGATGGTCGGTGACGGCCCGCTCGCTCCAAGGCTGCGCCTCCAGGCCGAACAGAGCGGCCAGTCACACCGGATCGTCTGGGCCGGCTGGCAGGCCGACCCGGCGCCCTATCTCCAGATGGCGGACCTGGTGGTGTTTCCATCGCTCGAGGAAGAGACCCTGGGCAACGTCATCCTCGAGGCCTGGGCCTGGGGCAAGCCCTTGGTGACGGCCAGCTTCCGTGGCGCGCGTGAGCTCACCCGGCACGGCGAGGATGCCTGGTGTGTCCCCTGCGCCGACGCCGCGGCCCTGGCCGAGGGCATCCGCCAGACCCTGTCCGACCCGGCGCTGATGGCGGCGCTGGTCGCGCGCGGGCGGGAGCGGGTGGAACATGAGTTTGGCCGCCGCACCATCCTGGAGCGCTATCTGGAGCTCTATCGCCAGGTCGCAGGTGGCTGA
- the hemF gene encoding oxygen-dependent coproporphyrinogen oxidase, whose protein sequence is MASRPDLKAVETYLLALQDQITAALRVLDPGAEQREDHWERPGGGGGRTRVIRAGRVFEQCGINFSHVQGERLPPSASAQRPELAGRRFEALGVSLVAHPLNPYVPSSHLNLRFFQAEQDGAEPVWWFGGGFDLTPYYGFEEDVVHWHRNARAACEPFGADLYPRFKSWCDEYFFIKHRQEPRGVGGIFFDDFDQGGFESAFAFWRHVGDHYLTGYLPIVERRRGMRYGEREREFQKIRRGRYVEFNLVQDRGTLFGLQSGGRTESILVSMPPEVSWRYDHRPAPGTPESELLERFLVVRDWLGEG, encoded by the coding sequence ATGGCGAGCCGACCCGACCTTAAGGCCGTTGAGACCTATCTGCTCGCCCTCCAGGATCAGATCACCGCGGCCCTGCGCGTCCTCGACCCTGGGGCCGAGCAGCGCGAGGATCACTGGGAGCGGCCCGGCGGTGGGGGCGGGCGCACGCGCGTGATCCGCGCGGGGCGGGTGTTCGAGCAGTGCGGGATCAATTTCTCGCACGTCCAGGGCGAGCGCCTACCGCCCTCGGCCAGCGCCCAGCGGCCCGAGCTGGCCGGACGGCGTTTCGAGGCCCTGGGGGTGTCGCTGGTCGCCCATCCACTCAACCCCTATGTGCCCTCCTCGCATCTCAATCTGCGGTTCTTCCAGGCCGAGCAAGACGGCGCCGAGCCGGTGTGGTGGTTCGGCGGCGGTTTTGATCTCACGCCCTATTATGGCTTCGAGGAGGACGTCGTCCACTGGCATCGCAATGCGCGCGCGGCCTGTGAGCCCTTCGGTGCGGATCTCTATCCCAGATTCAAGTCTTGGTGCGACGAGTATTTCTTCATCAAGCACCGTCAGGAGCCGCGCGGTGTCGGGGGGATCTTCTTCGACGACTTCGACCAGGGCGGCTTCGAGTCGGCCTTCGCCTTCTGGCGTCATGTCGGTGACCATTATCTGACCGGCTATCTGCCGATCGTCGAGCGTCGCCGGGGCATGCGCTATGGCGAGCGCGAGCGCGAGTTTCAGAAGATCCGGCGCGGGCGCTATGTCGAGTTCAATCTGGTCCAGGACCGGGGCACGCTGTTTGGGCTGCAATCGGGCGGGCGCACCGAATCCATCCTGGTCTCCATGCCGCCCGAGGTGAGCTGGCGCTACGACCATCGGCCTGCGCCTGGGACACCTGAGTCCGAACTCCTTGAGCGCTTTCTGGTGGTGCGCGATTGGTTGGGTGAGGGCTGA
- a CDS encoding penicillin acylase family protein, which yields MSKRHWYWWIPLALVFASALGTVGLILWIAKRAEPIYSGTLELAGLSRPVEVRFGPHAVPTLVASDLEDLIFAQGYVTAAERMWQMDLLRRLGGGRLAELFGQDAVAVDRFFRTLGLPLEARRALEALEASDRALLAAYAAGVNAYRERARHRLPLEYVIAGLEPAPWQPEDSLVIGAYMAWTQSFNMRAELTFLRLARRIGPERARLLFPTDAGLAPPEVPPELVAYLATTATGPSSRPGFDSAAIVPFIDLPAWPGLPPPTAASNAWLATGARTATGEALLANDPHLAFSMPGPWYELELIGPRLHVAGVSLPGVPLVLIGHNADLAWGITTAVADTQDLFIERPTPDGRAVEREGRTPEPIQVRYEAIQVRGTDPIEIAIRSTSRGVVLNDILGVRTATPMDLADPDLDALIVLRQNHDHPDQSFQAVRRLCQARTLDEARAAGLDFRHVVLNLMLAHHDGGIAWQMTGVLPQRGRGAGAFPNPGWNDDYAWRGEVPQALNPSLTDPPSGIIITANQRTIPPDHPLRVSNAWMSPHRAQRIAARIENAGPLTPESMAAIQADRISLQGRMMQSSLRRLEAEIRALDPGAWLLAERHVLDWDGDMDASSRPAAFAALLEPALFQALYGDELGEDLPYLLSLAIVAYNPLQETLRTGESAFWDDVTTPEPETPAAIWARALRKAKTALDGYGAEVRLADLRRVRFTHAFDRLPLLGDLFSVGPIGVGGSSDTVDVIKTEPQAPGKGLFGASMRVVATPADWRRTRGTLTLGQSGHRFSPYRSDQLEDWLVVRSHPWPWNGPDDAHTLGRLQLDPLDASERVER from the coding sequence ATGTCAAAGCGTCACTGGTATTGGTGGATCCCGCTGGCCCTGGTCTTTGCCAGCGCGCTGGGTACGGTGGGACTGATCCTTTGGATCGCCAAGCGCGCCGAGCCAATCTATTCGGGCACCCTTGAGCTCGCCGGACTCAGCCGACCGGTCGAGGTCCGCTTTGGTCCCCATGCTGTGCCGACCCTCGTGGCGAGCGATCTAGAGGACCTGATCTTCGCCCAAGGCTATGTAACGGCCGCAGAGCGGATGTGGCAGATGGACCTGCTGCGCCGTCTCGGGGGCGGGCGCCTGGCCGAGCTCTTCGGGCAGGATGCCGTGGCGGTCGATCGTTTCTTCCGTACCCTGGGGCTACCGCTCGAGGCGCGGCGCGCCTTAGAGGCCCTGGAGGCCTCCGATCGCGCCCTGCTCGCGGCCTATGCTGCCGGGGTCAATGCCTATCGCGAGAGGGCGCGTCACCGCCTGCCGCTGGAATATGTGATCGCTGGACTGGAGCCTGCGCCCTGGCAGCCCGAGGACAGTCTGGTGATCGGCGCCTACATGGCCTGGACCCAATCGTTCAACATGCGCGCCGAGCTGACCTTTCTGCGCCTGGCGCGCCGCATCGGACCCGAGCGGGCACGGCTGCTGTTTCCGACCGATGCCGGTCTGGCACCTCCCGAGGTCCCGCCCGAGCTGGTCGCCTACCTCGCCACCACGGCCACCGGTCCATCCTCGCGCCCCGGATTCGACAGCGCGGCGATCGTCCCCTTCATCGACCTGCCTGCCTGGCCTGGCCTGCCGCCACCAACCGCCGCCAGCAACGCCTGGCTGGCGACCGGCGCGCGCACTGCCACCGGCGAGGCACTCCTCGCCAATGATCCGCACCTGGCCTTCTCGATGCCCGGACCCTGGTATGAGCTGGAGCTGATCGGCCCCAGGCTGCATGTCGCCGGCGTCAGCCTGCCTGGGGTGCCGTTGGTCCTGATCGGACACAATGCCGATCTGGCCTGGGGTATCACGACGGCCGTTGCCGACACCCAGGACCTCTTCATCGAACGCCCAACCCCTGATGGACGCGCCGTAGAGCGCGAGGGACGCACCCCAGAACCGATCCAGGTCCGCTACGAAGCCATCCAGGTTCGGGGGACTGACCCGATCGAGATCGCGATCCGCTCGACCAGTCGCGGCGTGGTATTGAATGACATCCTGGGGGTGAGGACCGCAACCCCCATGGATCTAGCCGACCCTGATCTCGATGCCCTGATCGTCCTGCGTCAGAACCACGATCATCCGGATCAAAGCTTTCAGGCCGTGCGCCGTCTCTGTCAGGCCCGGACGCTGGATGAGGCCCGGGCAGCAGGACTGGACTTCCGGCATGTCGTGCTCAACCTGATGCTGGCCCATCACGACGGCGGCATCGCCTGGCAGATGACAGGTGTCCTGCCCCAACGCGGGCGCGGGGCGGGCGCCTTCCCCAACCCAGGGTGGAACGACGACTACGCCTGGCGGGGCGAGGTGCCTCAGGCGCTCAATCCGAGCCTGACCGATCCGCCCTCGGGGATCATCATCACCGCCAACCAGCGCACCATTCCGCCCGATCATCCGCTCCGGGTCAGCAACGCCTGGATGTCACCACACCGGGCCCAGCGCATCGCCGCTCGGATCGAGAACGCCGGGCCGCTCACCCCCGAGTCGATGGCGGCGATCCAGGCCGACCGCATCAGTCTCCAGGGCCGGATGATGCAGTCCTCGCTGCGCCGGCTAGAGGCCGAGATCCGCGCGCTTGACCCCGGCGCCTGGTTGCTCGCCGAGCGCCATGTGCTCGACTGGGACGGGGACATGGACGCCTCCAGCCGCCCGGCCGCCTTCGCCGCCCTGTTGGAGCCGGCGCTGTTCCAGGCCCTCTATGGCGATGAATTGGGCGAGGACCTGCCTTATCTGCTGTCACTGGCGATCGTCGCCTACAACCCGCTCCAAGAAACGCTGCGCACGGGCGAATCCGCATTCTGGGACGATGTCACGACCCCAGAACCCGAGACGCCCGCTGCGATCTGGGCCCGGGCGCTGCGCAAAGCCAAGACCGCCCTGGATGGCTATGGAGCCGAGGTCCGGCTCGCCGACCTCCGCCGGGTCCGCTTCACCCATGCCTTCGATCGGCTACCGCTCCTGGGCGATCTCTTCAGTGTCGGACCCATTGGGGTCGGTGGCAGTTCGGACACCGTCGATGTCATCAAGACCGAACCCCAGGCGCCGGGCAAGGGGCTGTTCGGCGCCTCGATGCGCGTGGTCGCGACCCCGGCCGACTGGCGCCGAACGCGCGGTACCCTGACGCTCGGTCAGTCGGGCCATCGCTTCTCACCCTACCGTTCCGATCAGCTCGAGGACTGGCTCGTGGTCCGCTCCCATCCCTGGCCCTGGAACGGGCCGGATGACGCCCACACACTGGGTCGGTTGCAGCTCGATCCGCTCGATGCGAGCGAACGGGTCGAACGCTAG
- a CDS encoding PilZ domain-containing protein: MSSQKPSASESDRRTQTRLSAQVPIQLRVGSESQTRPATLIDLSWGGALCQATTALPPGETRIWLKLPWASAETIDIEAQLLRQKDLEDGRHHFAVRFQRLSLVNQARLEKLLGHLQEGDAKGPPDHQAKPLVATLDVLIQTLDEWRGALSEIAKGQLRISAPVDFVPGQSLSLQFTGAPARARLRLRARILNREDPPQGFFEKAPARLTLEFEHPLDILRQWSEWLLRQIPPPDSASSPRADDQPQVAPPEAIKAQLIVSTVQRTALEAFFPESLDYLTTVWGDVDAFDSVFRRLIFGETDTLGTWTPEAWEELQFLQAVHDEAYGLPESRSIQLKPGRAR; encoded by the coding sequence ATGTCTAGCCAAAAACCAAGCGCTTCAGAATCAGATCGTCGCACGCAAACGCGATTGAGTGCGCAGGTGCCCATTCAGCTGCGTGTCGGCAGTGAATCGCAAACACGTCCAGCCACCCTGATCGATCTATCCTGGGGCGGCGCACTCTGTCAGGCGACCACAGCACTGCCGCCCGGCGAAACCCGGATCTGGCTAAAGCTACCCTGGGCCTCGGCTGAAACGATCGACATCGAAGCCCAGCTGCTGCGTCAGAAGGATCTGGAGGATGGCCGCCATCATTTCGCCGTGCGTTTCCAGCGCCTGTCGCTGGTCAATCAAGCCCGGCTGGAAAAATTGCTTGGCCATCTTCAAGAGGGCGACGCCAAGGGTCCGCCCGACCACCAGGCCAAACCCTTGGTCGCCACGCTGGACGTCTTGATCCAGACACTCGACGAGTGGCGCGGGGCGCTCAGTGAGATTGCCAAGGGGCAACTACGGATCAGCGCGCCGGTCGATTTTGTGCCTGGTCAAAGCCTCAGTCTGCAATTCACCGGCGCCCCAGCCCGCGCGCGTCTTCGACTGCGTGCCCGGATCCTAAACCGCGAAGACCCGCCGCAAGGCTTCTTTGAAAAGGCCCCGGCGCGGCTGACCCTGGAATTCGAGCACCCCTTGGACATCCTACGTCAGTGGTCCGAATGGCTGTTGCGGCAAATACCACCACCGGACTCGGCGTCCTCGCCACGGGCGGATGATCAGCCGCAGGTCGCACCACCAGAGGCCATTAAGGCTCAACTGATTGTGAGCACCGTACAGCGTACGGCCCTGGAAGCCTTCTTTCCGGAATCCCTTGACTACTTAACGACGGTGTGGGGGGATGTCGACGCCTTTGATTCTGTGTTCCGCCGACTCATCTTTGGCGAGACCGATACGCTCGGCACCTGGACACCGGAGGCCTGGGAAGAGCTTCAATTTCTACAAGCCGTGCATGACGAGGCCTATGGCCTACCCGAGTCGCGCAGCATTCAACTAAAACCTGGCCGCGCCCGTTAG
- a CDS encoding PilZ domain-containing protein, which produces MLEKRSQRRVGLEIPIKVCRPGSNTAITAHYQDLSWAGASFITNDISIQPGDRLILYFPWTNRQSFTIEADVMRCETLEAERHRVAVRFTTVGHQDNQRLTKLIELLSSGQPEVSQGTPPFVPTLELVFDDQEEMRQKLSEIALGGVSITAFGAYQIGQSLLLSVGYPDDFQTLRLRARVKSQSIEDPGDSLRPCLVTLELAFEHPLDELQRLTQRHMRLERK; this is translated from the coding sequence ATGCTCGAAAAGCGCTCACAGCGCCGCGTTGGCCTTGAGATCCCCATCAAGGTCTGCCGACCCGGCTCCAATACCGCCATTACGGCGCACTATCAAGATCTCTCCTGGGCGGGGGCCAGCTTCATCACCAATGACATCAGCATTCAGCCTGGTGATCGACTGATCCTGTATTTTCCCTGGACGAACAGACAGTCGTTTACGATCGAGGCCGATGTCATGCGCTGTGAAACGCTGGAGGCCGAGCGGCATCGGGTGGCTGTACGCTTCACCACAGTTGGTCATCAGGATAACCAACGGCTTACTAAGCTGATCGAATTGCTATCGTCCGGCCAACCCGAGGTCTCCCAAGGAACCCCACCATTCGTACCCACCCTGGAGCTGGTCTTCGATGATCAAGAAGAGATGCGCCAAAAGCTGTCCGAGATCGCCCTGGGGGGGGTGTCCATCACCGCCTTCGGTGCCTATCAAATCGGTCAGAGCCTGCTGCTATCTGTGGGGTATCCCGATGATTTTCAGACCTTGCGCCTCCGTGCCCGCGTCAAGTCGCAGTCCATCGAGGATCCGGGTGACAGCCTGCGTCCGTGTCTCGTCACCCTAGAGCTCGCGTTCGAGCACCCGCTCGATGAATTGCAGAGACTGACTCAGCGTCACATGCGCCTTGAGCGCAAGTGA
- a CDS encoding sigma-54-dependent transcriptional regulator translates to MSRPLVLAVDDEADLLELIRITLGRMDVSAVTASTVAEAKLQLERHRPDLCLTDLCLPDGTGLDLLRYINAHYPELPVAMITAHGNMESAVAAMKAGAFDFVAKPVDLSALRNLVESALRLRGRAITTEARSGSEPPLLGDSPAMQQIRTLIAKLARTQAPVFITGESGTGKELAARLIHAQGPRRDGPFVPVNCGAIPHDLVESELFGHKKGSFTGAVTDKEGLFQAAAGGTLFLDELADLPLSAQVKLLRAIQEKSVRPVGAAREVPVNVRLISASHRDLAREVEEGRFRQDLFYRINVIELRLPPLRERPEDIRPLATHILRKLSPMAVGTVAPRLSEEAMAALMRYSFPGNVRELENILERALALCEGECIEVKDLYLPTNEERLNMLVPVGSARTALDQAHSNQAAARTLGMTPLAFEYSLARLGIEDRSRRLWRKT, encoded by the coding sequence ATGTCCAGACCCTTGGTGCTCGCGGTCGACGACGAAGCCGATCTACTCGAGCTGATCCGCATCACGCTTGGGCGCATGGACGTGTCAGCGGTGACGGCCTCGACGGTCGCCGAGGCCAAGCTCCAACTGGAGCGCCATCGCCCCGACCTCTGTCTCACCGACCTCTGTCTGCCGGACGGGACCGGACTTGACCTGCTGCGCTATATCAATGCCCATTATCCAGAACTGCCGGTGGCCATGATCACAGCCCACGGCAACATGGAATCAGCCGTCGCCGCGATGAAGGCCGGGGCCTTCGATTTCGTCGCCAAGCCGGTCGATCTTTCGGCCCTGCGCAACCTCGTCGAGTCGGCGCTCAGACTGCGCGGACGGGCAATCACTACCGAAGCGCGTTCCGGGTCAGAGCCACCCCTGCTTGGCGACTCGCCAGCGATGCAGCAGATTCGTACCCTGATCGCCAAGCTTGCCCGCACCCAGGCGCCTGTCTTCATCACCGGTGAGAGCGGTACGGGCAAGGAGTTGGCCGCGCGTCTGATCCATGCCCAGGGGCCGCGCCGTGACGGCCCCTTTGTGCCGGTCAACTGCGGGGCCATTCCGCACGACCTGGTCGAAAGCGAGTTATTCGGGCACAAGAAGGGCAGTTTCACCGGCGCGGTGACCGACAAGGAGGGCCTGTTCCAGGCCGCCGCCGGTGGAACGCTCTTCCTCGACGAACTGGCCGACCTGCCCCTTTCGGCCCAGGTCAAGCTGCTGCGCGCCATCCAAGAGAAGAGCGTGCGTCCGGTTGGCGCGGCGCGCGAGGTCCCGGTCAATGTGCGGCTCATCAGCGCCAGTCATCGCGATCTGGCGCGGGAGGTCGAGGAGGGGCGCTTTCGGCAGGATCTCTTTTATCGGATCAATGTCATCGAGCTACGCTTACCGCCCCTGCGCGAGCGACCCGAGGACATCCGCCCACTGGCGACCCATATCTTGCGAAAACTCAGCCCGATGGCTGTGGGGACAGTCGCCCCGAGGCTCTCGGAGGAGGCCATGGCCGCGCTCATGCGTTATTCCTTCCCAGGTAATGTGCGCGAACTCGAAAACATCCTGGAGCGCGCCCTGGCCTTGTGCGAGGGCGAGTGCATCGAGGTCAAGGATCTCTATCTGCCCACCAACGAGGAGCGCCTCAACATGCTTGTGCCCGTGGGGTCGGCGCGCACGGCACTTGATCAGGCACATTCGAATCAGGCCGCCGCTCGCACGCTCGGCATGACGCCGCTGGCGTTCGAATATAGCCTGGCCAGACTCGGGATCGAGGACAGGTCAAGACGGCTTTGGCGCAAAACTTGA
- a CDS encoding magnesium chelatase subunit D — protein sequence MTTLGANPVVADGARAVPSGPGPSPWDDAVLAAVLMTIDPVGTGGVALRALPGPVRDQWLSIMRDLQPEGTPLRRIPLHVTDGRLLGGLDLAATLNAGRPVAEKGLLVEADGGIVELAMAERIAPGTVARLNLAFDQGEVILERDGLAMRTPSRFAVVALDEGVGEDEGLTNALLDRLAFHLELNGIRYDQTIACDYGVEDVLAARPRLPNVRITDAQVETLCGIALALGIPSLRASIFATRAARAHAALEGRDAVTEEDLAVAGRLVLAPRATQLPPMEPPPDAEPPPPEPEEPNQDEEQSNQEPQEPQELQDRILEATKAAIPAGLLAQLQMGKLRRSRARATGKAGAIQNAPTRGRPAGVLRGEPRAGQRLNVIETLRAAAPWQRIRREERARAGRASNRLEIRPDDFRITRFKHKSESTTIFVVDASGSSALHRLAEAKGAVELLLADCYVRRDQVALVAFRGQGAEVLLPPTRSLVRAKRSLAGLPGGGGTPLASGIDLGRMLAEGVQRRGGTPVLILMTDGRANVARDGSGGRTRAAEEALAAARLVRSLEIAALVIDTSPRPQPQGRELAREMGAVYLPLPHADANALNQAVRATTG from the coding sequence ATGACCACGCTCGGCGCGAATCCTGTTGTCGCGGACGGCGCTAGAGCGGTCCCCTCGGGTCCGGGGCCCTCGCCTTGGGACGATGCCGTGCTGGCGGCGGTCCTGATGACGATCGATCCGGTCGGGACCGGTGGTGTGGCGCTGCGCGCGCTCCCCGGTCCGGTACGCGACCAGTGGCTGTCGATCATGCGCGATCTCCAGCCCGAGGGAACACCCCTGCGGCGCATCCCGCTGCATGTCACGGATGGGCGACTGCTCGGCGGACTGGATCTGGCGGCCACGCTCAATGCCGGGCGCCCGGTGGCCGAGAAGGGATTGCTGGTCGAGGCCGACGGTGGCATCGTCGAGCTGGCGATGGCCGAGCGCATCGCGCCCGGGACCGTGGCCCGGCTCAACCTGGCCTTTGACCAGGGCGAGGTGATCCTGGAACGCGATGGCTTGGCCATGCGCACGCCGTCGCGCTTTGCCGTGGTGGCGCTCGACGAGGGTGTGGGCGAGGACGAGGGGCTTACGAATGCGTTGCTCGATCGCCTGGCTTTCCATCTGGAGCTCAATGGCATCCGCTACGACCAGACCATCGCTTGTGACTATGGTGTCGAGGATGTGCTCGCCGCACGCCCGCGTCTGCCCAATGTCAGGATCACCGATGCCCAGGTCGAGACGCTATGCGGCATCGCGCTGGCGCTCGGCATCCCCTCGCTGCGCGCCTCGATCTTCGCCACCCGTGCCGCCCGCGCCCATGCCGCACTCGAAGGCCGCGACGCCGTGACCGAGGAGGACCTGGCCGTCGCCGGACGCCTGGTGCTCGCCCCGCGCGCCACCCAGCTCCCGCCGATGGAGCCGCCGCCGGACGCCGAGCCGCCGCCACCCGAGCCAGAGGAGCCGAATCAGGACGAAGAACAGTCCAACCAGGAGCCGCAGGAACCCCAGGAGCTTCAGGACCGGATCCTAGAGGCGACCAAGGCGGCGATCCCGGCCGGACTGCTGGCCCAGCTCCAGATGGGCAAGCTGCGCCGCTCGCGCGCGCGCGCCACCGGCAAGGCCGGTGCGATCCAGAATGCACCGACGCGCGGACGTCCCGCCGGGGTGTTGCGCGGCGAGCCGCGTGCCGGACAGCGGTTGAACGTGATCGAGACCCTGCGTGCCGCAGCGCCCTGGCAGCGCATCCGTCGCGAGGAACGCGCGCGCGCCGGAAGGGCCTCCAACCGGCTCGAGATCCGACCGGACGACTTCCGCATCACCCGCTTCAAACACAAGTCCGAGAGCACCACCATCTTCGTGGTCGATGCCTCCGGCTCCTCGGCCTTGCACCGTCTGGCCGAGGCCAAGGGTGCGGTCGAGCTGTTGCTGGCCGACTGCTATGTCCGCCGCGATCAGGTGGCACTGGTGGCGTTCCGGGGGCAGGGGGCCGAGGTGTTGCTGCCGCCAACGCGCTCGCTGGTACGCGCCAAGCGCAGTCTGGCCGGCCTCCCGGGCGGTGGTGGCACGCCGCTGGCTTCGGGCATCGACCTGGGAAGGATGCTGGCCGAGGGCGTGCAGCGGCGTGGCGGCACACCAGTACTGATCCTCATGACCGACGGTCGCGCCAATGTCGCGCGCGATGGCAGCGGTGGACGGACCCGCGCCGCCGAGGAGGCACTGGCCGCCGCGCGTCTGGTACGCTCGCTGGAGATCGCCGCCCTGGTGATCGATACCTCGCCGCGTCCGCAGCCCCAGGGGCGTGAATTGGCGCGTGAGATGGGTGCGGTCTATCTGCCGCTGCCACATGCCGACGCCAATGCGCTCAATCAGGCGGTGCGGGCAACGACCGGCTGA
- the bchI gene encoding magnesium chelatase ATPase subunit I → MPIPFPFSAIVAQEEMKRSLLMAAIDPSIGGVLVFGDRGTGKSTAIRGLAALLPKMRAADCPYNCDPEASDDYLCEECRTKKAKHGTLKSRQVPVPVVDLPLGATEDRVIGALDLERALTRGEKAFEPGLLARAHRGFLYIDEVNLLEDHLVDSLLDVAASGQNLVEREGLSVRHPARFVLVGSGNPEEGELRPQLQDRFGLSVEVKTPTDLPTRMQVVRLRDEFERDPVAFVEKWKGKDAKISRQIQKAKKLLPEVEVPDRTLEETAKLCIKLGTDGLRGELTVIRAARALAALQGDRTVTIEHVKTIAVSALRHRLRRDPLDESGSTSRVERAIKELFGE, encoded by the coding sequence ATGCCCATCCCTTTTCCCTTTTCCGCCATCGTCGCCCAGGAAGAGATGAAACGCTCCCTGCTGATGGCGGCCATCGATCCCTCCATCGGCGGCGTGCTCGTCTTCGGTGATCGTGGTACGGGTAAATCCACCGCTATCCGTGGACTGGCTGCCCTGCTGCCGAAGATGCGTGCCGCCGATTGCCCTTATAACTGCGACCCCGAGGCCAGCGACGACTATCTGTGCGAGGAGTGCCGTACCAAAAAGGCCAAGCATGGGACCCTCAAGAGCCGGCAGGTGCCAGTCCCTGTGGTGGATCTACCGCTTGGCGCTACCGAGGACCGCGTCATCGGTGCGCTCGATCTAGAACGCGCCCTGACCAGGGGCGAAAAGGCGTTCGAGCCAGGTCTCTTGGCGCGCGCCCATCGCGGTTTTCTCTATATCGATGAGGTCAATCTGCTCGAAGACCATCTGGTCGACTCGCTCTTGGACGTGGCCGCTTCGGGTCAAAACCTGGTCGAGCGCGAGGGACTGAGCGTACGTCATCCGGCGCGTTTCGTTCTGGTCGGCTCGGGCAACCCGGAAGAGGGTGAGCTGCGACCTCAGTTGCAGGATCGCTTCGGTCTCTCAGTCGAGGTCAAGACGCCGACCGATCTCCCCACCCGTATGCAGGTGGTGCGTCTGCGCGACGAGTTCGAGCGCGATCCCGTCGCCTTCGTCGAGAAGTGGAAGGGCAAGGACGCCAAGATCAGCCGCCAGATCCAGAAGGCCAAAAAGCTGCTGCCCGAGGTCGAGGTGCCAGACCGGACGCTCGAAGAAACGGCCAAGCTCTGCATCAAGCTCGGGACCGACGGTCTGCGCGGCGAGCTGACCGTGATCCGCGCGGCGCGCGCCCTGGCGGCACTCCAGGGCGACAGGACCGTCACCATCGAGCATGTCAAGACCATCGCCGTCTCGGCGCTGCGCCATCGTCTGCGTCGTGACCCGCTCGATGAGTCTGGCTCGACCAGCCGGGTCGAGCGCGCGATCAAGGAGCTGTTCGGCGAATGA